One genomic window of Deinococcus radiotolerans includes the following:
- a CDS encoding peroxiredoxin yields the protein MSVTPGQASPDFTRRSDDGRTVSLAQLRGRWVVLYFYPRASSAGCSIEAQRFEAALPEFERLGAQVIGVSTDTEARQAAFRDRCTLSYPLLSDGDHSLSRAYGVLGTLGGLLNMASRVTFLIDPDGAVAWVHRSGNPLTHVSSTLAELERRAASAAGRTGPAVQDAADRAGH from the coding sequence ATGAGTGTCACGCCCGGACAGGCCTCCCCTGACTTCACGCGCCGCAGTGATGACGGCCGCACCGTCAGCCTCGCGCAGCTGCGGGGCCGCTGGGTGGTCCTGTACTTCTACCCGCGCGCCAGCAGCGCCGGGTGCAGTATTGAAGCGCAGCGGTTCGAGGCGGCCCTGCCGGAATTTGAGCGGCTGGGCGCGCAGGTGATCGGCGTGAGCACCGACACGGAGGCGCGGCAGGCGGCCTTCCGGGACCGCTGCACCCTGAGTTACCCCCTGCTGTCTGATGGGGATCACAGCCTGAGCCGAGCGTATGGCGTGCTGGGCACGCTGGGCGGTCTGCTGAACATGGCGTCCCGCGTGACGTTCCTGATTGATCCGGACGGCGCGGTGGCGTGGGTGCACCGCAGCGGCAACCCGCTGACGCACGTGAGCAGCACCCTGGCCGAGCTAGAGCGGCGCGCGGCGTCTGCGGCCGGACGGACGGGTCCAGCCGTGCAGGACGCGGCGGACCGCGCGGGCCACTGA
- a CDS encoding MBL fold metallo-hydrolase — protein sequence MTDAPLLTPVLGSLHALQVPIPYPMKYVTVLLDRPAGGPVTMIDCALDTPEARAALEAGLSALGLHWPDVDRLIITHHHPDHYGLAGVVEERSGAQVQMLDVEIGRGERYWHLWEEWLPGHLKHMRDHGLPPESLDSMGADNRRGRERVHPASRVQPLREGQHVELSGQPWEVLWLPGHADGHLGLWNEAEGTLIAGDAILPRISPNVGLYAYTRPDPLGDYLQTLGKLEALNPARAVVGHHGPVMTGVQARARELRDHHHERLDFMKAEAAREPRSAYELSLAMFPRDLNISGRRFALAETLAHVEHLRLLGQLYRTWNEAREVWLYHA from the coding sequence ATGACCGACGCGCCGCTCCTCACGCCCGTGCTGGGCTCCCTGCACGCCCTTCAGGTGCCCATCCCGTACCCCATGAAGTACGTGACGGTGCTGCTGGACCGCCCGGCGGGTGGGCCGGTCACCATGATTGACTGCGCGCTCGACACGCCCGAGGCGCGCGCGGCGCTGGAGGCGGGGCTCTCGGCGCTGGGTCTGCACTGGCCGGACGTGGACCGGTTGATCATCACGCATCACCACCCGGATCACTACGGGCTGGCGGGCGTGGTTGAGGAACGCAGCGGCGCGCAGGTGCAGATGCTGGACGTCGAGATCGGGCGCGGCGAACGCTACTGGCACCTGTGGGAGGAGTGGCTGCCCGGCCACCTGAAACACATGCGCGATCACGGCCTGCCGCCCGAGTCCCTGGACAGCATGGGTGCCGATAACCGCCGGGGCCGCGAGCGGGTGCACCCGGCGTCGCGTGTGCAGCCACTGCGCGAGGGCCAGCACGTCGAGCTGTCCGGCCAACCGTGGGAGGTGCTGTGGCTGCCCGGTCACGCGGACGGGCACCTGGGCCTCTGGAATGAAGCCGAGGGGACCCTGATCGCCGGGGACGCGATCCTGCCGCGCATCAGCCCGAACGTGGGCCTGTACGCCTACACCCGCCCCGACCCGCTGGGTGACTACCTGCAGACCCTGGGGAAACTGGAGGCGCTGAATCCGGCGCGGGCGGTGGTGGGCCACCACGGGCCCGTCATGACCGGTGTGCAGGCCCGCGCGCGTGAACTGCGCGACCATCACCACGAGCGGCTGGATTTCATGAAGGCCGAAGCGGCCCGCGAGCCCCGCAGCGCGTACGAGCTGTCCCTGGCGATGTTCCCGCGTGACCTGAACATCTCGGGGCGGCGGTTCGCGCTGGCTGAAACGCTCGCGCACGTGGAGCACCTGCGCCTGCTGGGGCAGCTGTACCGCACGTGGAACGAGGCGCGTGAGGTGTGGCTGTACCACGCCTGA
- a CDS encoding PEGA domain-containing protein, with amino-acid sequence MKRGVSGVTGLMLAGLLSGCVPSPLRAQPGAQLRLSVTPGSQAVAPVTGEDALYRAPGPGSLRLSTDRVAFVTSVVLPETGGALVLPTVQTRPGEVVSAPLPATQGFTQVFTVASLQPMPLDAAAGARSVSDVSRAVESAARALPAGAYTVGTTVYRVVRFGTLDVTSNLPDALVRVNGRAVGTTPLSVPDLPEGQVSVEVSRSGYKTVTQRVNIDGNAVNRVSATLRPITGTLSVRSDVLADLFIDRRLVDTVRPGVGLDLPLRPGVVTLNVVPRNQQYAAQNLLVRVTADRVSPVICAVTGGTYTCKLP; translated from the coding sequence ATGAAGCGTGGCGTATCGGGTGTAACGGGGTTGATGCTGGCGGGGCTGCTGAGCGGGTGCGTGCCCTCGCCGCTCAGGGCGCAGCCGGGCGCGCAGCTGCGTCTGTCGGTCACGCCCGGATCGCAGGCGGTCGCGCCCGTCACGGGTGAGGACGCGCTGTACCGCGCGCCCGGCCCGGGCAGCCTGCGCCTGAGCACGGACCGCGTGGCGTTCGTGACGTCAGTGGTGCTCCCCGAGACGGGCGGGGCGCTGGTCCTGCCAACCGTGCAGACCCGCCCGGGCGAGGTGGTGTCGGCGCCCCTGCCCGCCACGCAGGGGTTCACGCAGGTGTTCACGGTCGCCAGCCTGCAGCCCATGCCGCTGGACGCGGCGGCGGGCGCCCGCAGCGTGTCGGACGTGTCACGCGCGGTGGAGTCCGCAGCGCGCGCCCTGCCCGCCGGGGCATACACGGTGGGCACAACCGTGTACCGCGTGGTGCGGTTCGGGACGCTGGACGTCACCTCGAATCTCCCGGACGCGCTGGTGCGCGTGAACGGCCGGGCGGTCGGGACCACGCCGCTGTCCGTTCCGGACCTGCCGGAGGGGCAGGTGTCGGTGGAGGTGTCGCGCAGCGGGTACAAGACCGTGACGCAGCGCGTGAACATCGACGGGAACGCCGTGAACCGCGTCAGCGCCACGCTGCGCCCGATCACGGGGACGCTGTCGGTCCGCAGTGACGTGCTGGCGGACCTGTTCATTGACCGCCGCTTGGTGGACACGGTGCGGCCGGGCGTGGGCCTGGACCTGCCGCTGCGGCCCGGCGTGGTGACGCTGAACGTGGTGCCACGCAACCAGCAGTACGCAGCGCAGAACCTGCTGGTGCGCGTCACGGCGGACCGGGTCAGCCCGGTGATCTGCGCGGTGACGGGCGGCACGTACACCTGTAAACTGCCGTAA